The following proteins are co-located in the Hypomesus transpacificus isolate Combined female chromosome 23, fHypTra1, whole genome shotgun sequence genome:
- the zgc:172182 gene encoding coiled-coil domain-containing protein 89 — protein sequence MASPQRNSKDLKTKLTDTKQDVEDVHRALEKLRCLSKDDKSEAGMLRSRIDEQSSLICILKQRADEMLSRCQALESINSELEAHRADVCAELEGERKKSSYLEKRFMDLASNHQAMIIFKDEYKTQNTKLRQENEEIREENNTLFSQELEEKEAVILKLTTDMDTLVEEHRILQNKYQDTCDGIQATHQELTGRHQSKETSLTNQLRDVQRQLTDAANMCTELNQQLRKARENYSLKETEMKETVEHLVKEKDTLLNLSIQRGKQIQDKQEEVLLMEARRKEEESSRVAAEKRFEREAAAVTAHLKVKALQHSLDQSVQTCNQLRKDFEAFKEHSNDMLTKEKELNAKLRHIMG from the exons ATGGCATCACCTCAAAGAAATTCCAAAGATTTGAAAACGAAGCTTACTGACACTAAACAG GACGTGGAAGATGTGCACAGGGCATTGGAGAAACTCCGGTGTCTTTCGAAAGATGACAAGAGTGAGGCAGGGATGCTGCGCTCCAGGATAGATGAGCAGTCAAGTTTAATCTGTATTTTGAAACAACGAGCAGACGAGATGCTATCTCGATGTCAGGCTCTAGAAAGTATAAATTCAGAGTTGGAAGCCCATAGAGCAGATGTATGTGCAGAGCTTGAGGGTGAAAGAAAGAAGTCGTCCTACTTAGAGAAAAGATTCATGGATTTGGCCAGTAATCATCAAGCCATGATTATTTTTAAGGACGAgtataaaacacaaaacaccaaACTTCGACAAGAAAACGAAGAAATTCGAGAGGAGAACAATACACTTTTCTCTCAAGAGTTAGAAGAAAAAGAGGCAGTTATTCTGAAGCTCACAACAGACATGGACACACTTGTTGAGGAGCACAGAATTCTTCAAAACAAGTATCA GGACACATGTGATGGCATTCAGGCAACCCATCAGGAACTTACAGGACGCCATCAGTCAAAGGAGACTTCTTTGACTAACCAGTTACGTGACGTGCAAAGACAGCTAACTGATGCAGCAAATATGTGCACAG AATTAAACCAACAACTTCGAAAGGCAAGAGAGAATTACTCTTTGAAAGAGACGGAGATGAAAGAAACAGTAGAACACCTAGTGAAGGAGAAGGACACATTACTGAATTTATCCATACAAAGAGGAAAGCAGATACAG GACAAACAGGAAGAAGTCCTGCTCATGGAGGctaggaggaaggaggaggagagcagcaggGTAGCAGCAGAGAAGCG GTTTGAGAGGGAGGCAGCTGCCGTGACAGCACATCTCAAAGTGAAGGCTCTTCAGCACAGTCTGGATCAGTCTGTTCAAACATGTAACCAGCTCAGAAAG GATTTTGAAGCCTTTAAAGAGCACAGCAACGACATGCTTACTAAGGAAAAAGAGTTGAATGCCAAGCTGCGTCACATCATGGGCTGA